A genomic window from Glycine max cultivar Williams 82 chromosome 17, Glycine_max_v4.0, whole genome shotgun sequence includes:
- the LOC100780553 gene encoding uncharacterized protein LOC100780553, whose translation MAASSIPIRVAGIQPCATSGHRRTDPDRRRASSTSWWTPLFGWSSEPDYIDSNNRASSLQRTKPEPVTAATESKAPRPRFAGCFTEEKAKQLRMMTSKSFHDTMYHSAIASRLASDFKARSDP comes from the coding sequence ATGGCAGCCAGTTCGATCCCCATCCGAGTCGCCGGAATCCAACCGTGCGCCACCTCCGGCCACCGCAGGACCGATCCCGATCGCCGGAGAGCCTCCTCCACCAGCTGGTGGACCCCGCTGTTCGGCTGGTCCTCCGAACCGGACTACATTGACTCAAACAACAGAGCATCGAGTCTTCAACGGACCAAGCCGGAACCGGTTACGGCGGCGACGGAGTCGAAAGCGCCGAGACCGCGCTTCGCCGGTTGCTTCACGGAGGAGAAGGCGAAGCAGCTCCGGATGATGACCAGCAAGTCTTTTCACGACACCATGTATCACTCCGCGATCGCTTCTCGACTGGCCTCAGACTTCAAGGCTCGCTCCGATCCGTAA
- the LOC100781642 gene encoding potassium channel AKT1-like (The RefSeq protein has 1 substitution compared to this genomic sequence), whose protein sequence is MLVCGQDEIDLSRDGSHYSLSTGILPSLGAKSNRRLKLKPFIVSPYDRRYRIWETFLVILVVYTAWVSPFEFGFLKKPQAPLSITDNIVNGFFFVDIVLTFFVAYIDKSSYLIVDDRKQIAWKYARTWLSFDVISIIPSELVQKISPSPLQSYGLFNMLRLWRLRRVSALFSRLEKDKNYNYFWVRCAKLIAVTLFAVHCAACFYYLIAARYHDPKKTWIGATMDNFLEHSLWSRYVTSIYWSITTLTTVGYGDLHPVNSREMIFDVFYMLFNLGLTAYLIGNMTNLVVHGTSRTRKFRDTIQAASNFAQRNQLPHRLQDQMLAHLCLKYRTDSEGLQQQETLDSLPKAIRSSISHYLFYSLIDKVYLFHGVSNDLLFQLVSEMKAEYFPPKEDVILQNEAPTDFYILVTGAVELLVLKNGAEQVVGEAKTGDLCGEIGVLCYKPQLFTVRTKRLSQLLRLNRTTFLNIVQANVGDGTIIMNNLLQHLKEINDPIMEGVLVDIENMLARGRMDLPVSVCFAAARGDDLLLHQLLKRGMDPNESDNNRRTALHIAASQGKQNCVLLLLDYGADPNIRDLEGNVPLWEAIVGGHESMSKLLSENGANLQCGDVGQFACTAAEQNSLNLLKEIMRYGGDITLPNSSNTGTTALHVAVSEGNVETVKFLLDHGASIDMPDKHGWTPRDLADQQAHTEIKALFDSIGEPKVHSSVAIPVRNSKIKYLGRFTSEPTMTLPLDGSFHGTDGSWSQNQSQNQSRPRRRSNNYHNSLFGILSAAHNGEKYLLSAVDMNNNARNGMKSSSAVGPTRVIISCPEKGEVVGKLVLLPGSFQELVEIGAKKFGFYPNKVVCKDGGEIEDIEIIRDGDHLVFLGASGGC, encoded by the exons ATGTTGGTGTGCGGCCAAGACGAGATTGACTTGTCTAGAGATGGCAGCCACTACAGTCTCTCTACTGGGATACTACCTTCCCTTGGAGCCAAAAGTAACCGCAGACTTAAGCTCAAGCCCTTCATTGTTTCTCCCTATGACCGCCGTTAcag GATATGGGAAACTTTCCTTGTTATTCTGGTGGTTTACACTGCTTGGGTTTCTCCCTTTGAATTCGGATTCCTGAAGAAACCACAAGCACCCCTTTCCATAACCGATAACATTGTCAATGGATTTTTTTTCGTGGATATAGTTCTGACCTTCTTCGTGGCTTACATTGACAAAAGCAGCTATTTGATCGTGGATGACCGAAAACAAATTGCTTGGAAATATGCAAGGACTTGGTTGTCCTTTGATGTTATCTCCATCATTCCTTCTGAGCTTGTACAAAAGATATCACCTTCTCCTCTTCAATCTTATGGCCTATTCAACATGCTTAGGCTTTGGCGTCTTCGAAGAGTTGGTGCATTGTTTTCTCG gctTGAGAAGgacaaaaattataactatttttggGTTCGATGCGCTAAGCTCATTGCT GTTACCCTCTTCGCTGTCCATTGTGCTGCATGTTTCTATTATCTTATTGCTGCTCGTTATCATGATCCCAAAAAGACATGGATTGGTGCAACGATGGATAATTTCCTTGAACACAGCTTGTGGTCAAGATACGTGACATCTATTTACTGGTCCATTACTACCTTAACAACTGTTGGTTATGGAGATTTGCATCCTGTGAATTCAAGGGAGATGATCTTTGACGTCTTTTATATGCTCTTTAATCTGGGTTTAACAGCATATTTGATTGGTAATATGACCAACTTGGTTGTCCATGGCACAAGTCGAACCAGAAAATTT AGGGATACCATACAAGCTGCCTCAAATTTTGCCCAAAGGAACCAATTGCCACATCGGTTGCAAGACCAAATGCTTGCACACTTGTGTTTGAAGTATAGAACAGACTCAGAAGGGTTGCAACAGCAAGAGACACTTGATTCTCTTCCTAAAGCCATCAGATCGAGCATTTcacattatcttttttattctctgATTGACAAGGTCTACTTGTTTCATGGGGTTTCAAATGACTTGCTCTTTCAATTG GTGTCAGAGATGAAAGCAGAATATTTTCCACCCAAAGAAGATGTTATCTTGCAAAACGAAGCCCCCACTGACTTTTATATACTGGTCACTGGTGCCGTG GAACTACTAGTTCTTAAAAATGGGGCTGAACAG GTTGTTGGAGAGGCCAAAACTGGTGATCTTTGTGGTGAGATTGGTGTGCTTTGTTATAAGCCACAGCTTTTCACAGTTCGAACGAAGCGACTAAGTCAGTTGCTCAGGCTAAACCGTACTACGTTCTTGAATATTGTTCAGGCCAACGTGGGAGATGGAACCATAATAATGAATAATCTCCTTCAG CATTTGAAAGAGATCAACGATCCAATCATGGAGGGAGTTTTGGTGGATATTGAGAACATGTTAGCTCGTGGTAGGATGGACCTACCAGTGAGTGTGTGCTTTGCGGCAGCAAGAGGAGATGACTTGTTGTTGCATCAATTACTCAAACGAGGCATGGATCCAAATGAATCCGACAACAATCGAAGGACAGCTTTG CATATAGCGGCATCTCAAGGAAAACAGAACTGTGTTTTGCTTCTGTTAGACTATGGGGCGGATCCCAACATTAGAG ATTTGGAAGGTAATGTGCCACTATGGGAGGCTATAGTGGGAGGACATGAATCAATGAGCAAGCTGTTATCAGAGAATGGAGCAAATTTGCAATGCGGGGATGTGGGCCAATTTGCATGTACTGCCGCTGAACAAAACAGCCTCAACTTGCTGAAGGAAATAATGCGCTACGGAGGAGATATCACGCTTCCAAACAGCAGCAACACAGGGACCACAGCTTTGCACGTTGCAGTCTCTGAAGGCAACGTTGAGACTGTCAAATTCCTTTTGGATCACGGGGCGAGTATTGACATGCCAGACAAGCATGGCTGGACCCCAAGAGATCTTGCAGATCAGCAGGCACATACAGAAATCAAAGCCCTTTTTGATTCCATTGGGGAGCCTAAGGTCCATTCTTCCGTCGCTATTCCGGTGAGGAATAGCAAGATCAAGTACCTTGGTAGGTTCACAAGTGAGCCAACCATGACATTGCCTCTTGATGGATCGTTTCATGGAACTGATGGCTCTTGGAGCCAGAACCAGAGCCAAAACCAGAGCCGGCCGAGGCGTCGGAGCAACAACTACCATAACTCTCTGTTCGGGATATTGTCAGCAGCACACAATGGGGAAAAGTACCTGCTTTCAGCTGTTGACATGAATAACAATGCAAGGAATGGTATGAAGAGTAGTAGTGCAGTTGGTCCAACTAGAGTTATAATTAGTTGTCCTGAGAAGGGTGAGGTTGTTGGGAAGCTTGTTTTACTGCCTGGAAGCTTTCAAGAGCTAGTTGAGATTGGAGCCAAGAAATTTGGTTTCTATCCTAATAAGGTTGTATGCAAAGATGGAGGTGAAATTGAAGATATAGAGATAATTAGGGATGGTGACCATCTTGTTTTTCTTGGTGCAAGTGGAGGGTGCTAG